Within the Desulfovibrio sp. X2 genome, the region CTCGAGGAAGCCAAGCTGCACGACCCGAACGTGGAGCTGGACGACGACCTGGGCTTTCGGCTCGACGTCATGGACCTGGGCCGCATCGCCGCCCAGAGCGCCAAGCAGGTCATCATCCAGCGCATGCGCGACGCCGAGCAGGAGATCATCTACGAGGAATACAAGGACCGCGTGGGCGAGATCGTCTCCGGCATCATCCAGCGCCGCGACCGCACCGGCTGGATCATCAACCTCGGCCGCACCGAGGCGCTCCTTCCCAAGGAGGAGCAGATCCCGAAAGAGCGCTACAAGCGCGGCGACCGCGTGCAGGGCTTCATCATCAATGTTCTGAAGGAAGGCCGCGGCCCGCAGGTCGTGATCTCCCGTTCGCACCCGGACTACATGACCGCCCTCTTCCGCCGCGAGGTGCCCGAGGTGGCCGACAGCACGGTGCGCATCATGGGCGTGGCCCGCGATCCGGGCAGCCGCGCCAAGGTTGCCGTCACCTCCCGCGACCGCGACGTGGATCCGGTGGGAGCGTGCGTGGGCATCCGCGGCAGCCGCATCCAGGCCGTGGTCCAGGAGTTCCGCGGCGAGCGCATCGACATCGTGGTCTGGCGGCCCGACATCGCCGACTACGCGCGCAACGCCCTTTCCCCGGCGCTGATCACGCGCATCACCGTGGACGAGGACGACAAGCTCCTCGAGGTGGTGGTGCCCGACGACCAGCTGACCCTGGCCATCGGCCGCAAGGGCCAGAACGTGAAGCTGGCCTCCAAGCTGCTGGGCTGGAAGATCGACATCTTCACCGAGACCCGCTACGGCGAGCTGCACGCGGCCCGCGAGGTCCTGGAGCAGGTCGCCTCCGTGGCCGAGATGCCGGTCGAGCGCTTCCTGAACGCGGGCTTCGAGACGCTGGAATCGCTCGCCGAGGCCGAAGAGGAGACCCTGCTGGCCATCGAGGGCATGAGCGAGGAGAAGATCGGCCACATCATGGCCGCCGTCCGCCTGCTCATGCCGAGCAAGCCCGTCGAGGAGGAAGACGCCGAGGAGGCGGATGCGGACGAGGAAGCCGAGACGGTTTCCGAAGAGCCCGCTGCCGAGGCCGCTCCCGAGGAGCCGACCGAGGAGCCTGCCGAGGAGTCGACCGAGGAAGCCGCCGAGGAGCCTGCAAAGGACGATGGCGAGCAAGAGTAATCACGTGCCGCAGCGGACCTGCGTGGTCTGCCGCGGCCGTTTTGAAAAATGGAGCCTTATGCGCTACGTCTGCCCAGGCCGGCCGGACGAGCCGCTCGTTCCCGACCCGGAACAGCGGCTTCCCGGACGCGGCGTGTACTGCTGCGGACGCGAAGAGTGCCAAGCGCGGCTGCCAGCTGTGAAAGGGTGGCGGAAGAAATGCAAGGGGGTTTTTGATGGCTGATATCAAGGTACGGGATCTCGCCGCCGACCTCGGCGTGAGTTACAAGGAGATCCTTCAGGTGCTGCGTGACCTGGACATTCCGGTCAAGAGCCAGGTCAGCACGCTTGAGGAAGACGAGGCCAAGCTGGTTCGCCAGCGCTTCGCCCAGGGCGTGACCGTGACCGAAGTCATCAAGGAGGTCCAGCCGGGAGTCGTGCGGCGCCGCCGCAAGAAGCTCACGGCGTCCGCCTCCGAGGAGGAGGCCCCCGAGGCCGAGGAGGCCGAGGCCGCCGAGGTCGAGGAAGCGCCCGAGGCCGTCGAGGCCGAGGAGGCTGTCGAGGCCGAGGAGGCCCCTGCCGTCGAGGCCGTGTCCGAGGAGGCTCCCGCCGCCGAGGCGGGCGCCGAGGCCAGGCCCGAGGCCCAGCCGACCGCGCGCATCATCAGGCCCGCCCACGCGGAGACGGCCGCCCCCGCCGCCCCCGCCGCCGAGGAAAAGGAAGCCCCCGCCGAGTCCGAGGCCCCCGCAGCCGAAGCCACCGCCGAGGAAGCCGCGCCCGAAGCCCCCGAGGCCGCGCCCGAGGCCGAGGCTCCCGCCCAGGCCGCCGTGGAGTCCGAGACGGAGGCCGCCGCCGAGGCCGAGGCTCCCGAAGCCGCCGAAGCGTCCTCCGAGGAGGACAAGGGCGATCGCCGCGGCAAGAAGAAGGACAAGAAGAAGGAAAAGTTCAGCGGGCCGCAGGTCCGTGTCATTTCGAGGCCCGACCCCTCCGAGGTCAAGGCCCGTCCCGCCGCCCCCGCCGCTCCGGCCGCGCCGGGTCGGGGACGCCCGGGCGCTCCGGCAGCCGGAACCGATGCCGACCGTCCCAAGCGCGACCGCCGCGTGGTGGAATACCGCGACGTGCCGAGCGAGGCGCCCAAGGCCGCCGTGCCGCCGCGCACCCCGGGCGGCGACGCCGGAAAGCCCGGCAAGAAGGGCAAGAAGGGCAAGCGGGGCGAGCGTCCCGGCACCGGCAGGCGCGAGGACTCGGTCCCGGCGCATCTGATGCAGCCCAAGAACCGTCAGGCCGTGCCGCAGCCCATCACCCAGCCCATGAAGGCCGCCAAGCGCAAGATCCGCGTCGAGGACGCCATCCGCGTGGGCGACCTGGCCCACCAGATGGGCATCAAGGCGCCGGAGATCATCCGCGTGCTCATGGGACTCGGCGTGCTCGCGACCATCAACCAGTCCCTGGACATCGACACCGCCACCGTGGTGGCCGGCGAGTTCGGCTACGAGATCGAGAAGGTGGGCTTCTCCGAGGAGAGCTTCATCATCCCGGCCGAGGCCGACAAGCCCGAGGACCTGAAGCCGCGTCCGCCCGTCGTAACCATCATGGGCCACGTCGACCACGGCAAGACCTCGCTGCTCGACGCCATCCGCAGCTCCAACGTGACCGCGGGCGAGGCCGGCGGCATCACGCAGCACATCGGCGCCTACCACGTGGCCACGCAGCGCGGCGAGGTCGTCTTCCTGGACACCCCGGGCCACGAGGCCTTCACCGCCATGCGCGCCCGCGGCGCCGAGGTCACGGACATCGTGGTCCTGGTGGTCGCGGCCGACGACGGCGTCATGGAGCAGACCCGCGAGGCCGTGAACCACGCCCGCGCGGCCAAGGTGCCCATCGTCGTGGCCGTGAACAAGATGGACAAGGAAGGCGCCAACCCCGACCGCGTGAAGCGCGAGCTCTCCGAGCTCGGCCTCATGCCCGAGGAATGGGGCGGCGAGACCATTTACGCCTACGTCTCGGCCAAGCAGCGCCAGGGCATCGACAACCTGCTCGAGCTCATCCTGCTGCAGGCCGAGGTGCTGGACCTGCGCGCCAACCCGGACAAGCCCGCGCGCGGCCACATCGTCGAGGCCAAGCTCGACAAGGGCCGCGGCGCGCTGGGCACCGTGCTCATCTCCGAGGGCACGCTCAAGCAGGGCGACGCCTACGTCTGCGGCCTGCACTGGGGCAAGGTGCGCGCCATGTTCAGCGACCAGGGCAAGAAGCTCAAGAAGGCCGGACCGGCCATGCCGATCGAGGTCCAGGGCTTCGACGGCGTGCCCGAGGCCGGTGACGAGTTCGTCTGCGTGGCCGACGAGAAGGTCGCCCGCCGCATCGCGGAGGAGCGCCAGACCAAGCAGCGCGAGCGCGAGCTGGCCAAGGAGACCAAGGTCACCCTGGAGTCCTTCCTCAAGTCCCGCCCGGACGAGGAGGTCAAGACGCTGAACCTCGTGGTCAAGACCGACGTGCAGGGCTCGCTCGAGGCCATCGCCGACGCCCTGACCAAGGCCAGCACCGACAAGGTCAAGATCAGCATCATCCACTCGGGCGCCGGTGCCATCACCGAGTCCGACATCCTGCTCGCCTCGGCCTCCGAAGCCATCATCATCGGCTTCAACGTGCGGCCCACCGCCAAGATCAAGGAAGTGGCCGAGCAGCAGAAGGTGGAGATCCGCTTCTACGACATCATCTACAAGCTGGTCGGGGAGATCAGGGACGCCATGGCGGGCATGCTCGCCCCGGTGATCAGCGAGAACTACCTGGGCCAGGCCGAGGTGCGCGAGCTGTTCCACATCTCCCGCATCGGCACCATCGCGGGCTGCGGCGTGACCGACGGAAAGATCACGCGCAACGCCAAGATCCGCCTGCTGCGCGGCGGCGTCGTGGTGCACACCGGCGAGCTGTCCTCGCTCAAGCGCTTCAAGGACGACGTCAAGGAAGTCGCCAAGGGCTACGAATGCGGCATCACGCTGCAGAACTTCAACGACCTGAAGGTCGGCGACATCGTCGAGGCCTTCGAGTTCGTGGAGAGCGCGGCCACGCTGTAGCCGCACACCGAATGCGCGCCGGGCGCGCGGACGTCGCATGGACGTCCGCCGCCCGGCGGCCTCCGGGGCCGCCCCCGCGCGGCCGCGAAATACGCGGGCACGGGTGGCGCGGAAACTGAAAACGCGCTAACAGGGACCGGAAGGAAACACTGTTCGCGGCGCGAGGAGCCGGGCCCCGGCATCCGGGACCTTCGGGACGCGCTCCCCTCCCCTCCTCCCCGGCACGGCACGGCACGTATGTACATCGGCGTATTGCGCCTGGAGTTCCATCTCCACGGCAACGACAGCCTGAAGGGAAAGCGCCGCGTGGCGCAGAGCCTGAAGCAGAAGCTCCGCAACAAATTCAACGTGGCCGCCTCCGAGGTCGGCGCGCAGGACGAGCACACGCGCCTGCTCCTGGGAGCCGTGACCTGCGGGCCCGACTACAAGGTCGTGGAGGGGCGGCTGCAGAAGGCACTGAACATGGTCGAGGCGGCCAGCGACGAAGAGCTGGCCGATTCGGACATCGAGATTTTCGACGACGAGGGACGATGAAGCGTTCGACGAGCCGGCGCGCCGACAGAATGAGCGACGCCATCCTGCGCGAGATAGCGCGCCTTTTGGCCGAGGAAGTGGCCGACCCGAGACTCGAGCTGGTCACCGTGAGCGGCGTGCGCATGAACGCCGACTTCTCCGTGGCCGAGGTCATGCTGACCTACAGCGGCGACGAGGAGCGGCACAAGCAGGTCGAGGCGGCGCTCAAGAAGGCCTCGGGCTTTCTGCGCACCCGCCTGGGCAAGGCCTTGCAGATGAAGAAGACGCCCGAGCTGCGCTTCTCCTTCGACGACTACCTCGAGGACATGGTCTATGAGCGACACGAGACGTGAGCTGGCCCGCATCATCGCGGAGCAGAACGACTTCCTCGTGGTCGCGCACACCAATCCGGACGGCGACGCCGTGGGCTCCACGGCGGCCATGGGCTGGATCCTCGAGGCCCTGGGCAAGCGCTATTTCCTCTACAACCGCACGGGCATGCCCCGGGGCTTCGACTGGCTCTCCCTGCCCGCGCCCCTGCTGACCTCCCTGCCCGGCGAAGAGATCGAGTGGATCATCTCGCTGGACTGCGGGGCGCTTTCCCGCGTCGGCCCCGAGGCCGAGGCCGTCTGGCCGGACAAGCACACCATCAACATCGACCACCACCTGGGCAACCCGGATTTCGCGGACTACAACTGGGTCCGCACCACCTACTCGAGCACGGGCGAGATGGTCGCGCGGCTGGCCGAGGAGCTCGGCG harbors:
- the rbfA gene encoding 30S ribosome-binding factor RbfA, with protein sequence MKRSTSRRADRMSDAILREIARLLAEEVADPRLELVTVSGVRMNADFSVAEVMLTYSGDEERHKQVEAALKKASGFLRTRLGKALQMKKTPELRFSFDDYLEDMVYERHET
- the infB gene encoding translation initiation factor IF-2; the encoded protein is MADIKVRDLAADLGVSYKEILQVLRDLDIPVKSQVSTLEEDEAKLVRQRFAQGVTVTEVIKEVQPGVVRRRRKKLTASASEEEAPEAEEAEAAEVEEAPEAVEAEEAVEAEEAPAVEAVSEEAPAAEAGAEARPEAQPTARIIRPAHAETAAPAAPAAEEKEAPAESEAPAAEATAEEAAPEAPEAAPEAEAPAQAAVESETEAAAEAEAPEAAEASSEEDKGDRRGKKKDKKKEKFSGPQVRVISRPDPSEVKARPAAPAAPAAPGRGRPGAPAAGTDADRPKRDRRVVEYRDVPSEAPKAAVPPRTPGGDAGKPGKKGKKGKRGERPGTGRREDSVPAHLMQPKNRQAVPQPITQPMKAAKRKIRVEDAIRVGDLAHQMGIKAPEIIRVLMGLGVLATINQSLDIDTATVVAGEFGYEIEKVGFSEESFIIPAEADKPEDLKPRPPVVTIMGHVDHGKTSLLDAIRSSNVTAGEAGGITQHIGAYHVATQRGEVVFLDTPGHEAFTAMRARGAEVTDIVVLVVAADDGVMEQTREAVNHARAAKVPIVVAVNKMDKEGANPDRVKRELSELGLMPEEWGGETIYAYVSAKQRQGIDNLLELILLQAEVLDLRANPDKPARGHIVEAKLDKGRGALGTVLISEGTLKQGDAYVCGLHWGKVRAMFSDQGKKLKKAGPAMPIEVQGFDGVPEAGDEFVCVADEKVARRIAEERQTKQRERELAKETKVTLESFLKSRPDEEVKTLNLVVKTDVQGSLEAIADALTKASTDKVKISIIHSGAGAITESDILLASASEAIIIGFNVRPTAKIKEVAEQQKVEIRFYDIIYKLVGEIRDAMAGMLAPVISENYLGQAEVRELFHISRIGTIAGCGVTDGKITRNAKIRLLRGGVVVHTGELSSLKRFKDDVKEVAKGYECGITLQNFNDLKVGDIVEAFEFVESAATL
- the nusA gene encoding transcription termination factor NusA; this encodes MSTELKKAIDQISKDRGIDRELLVDTLEEAVRSSVIRKYGETIDVEVTFNDDTGEMEVFQFKVVVDEVEDPLSEISLEEAKLHDPNVELDDDLGFRLDVMDLGRIAAQSAKQVIIQRMRDAEQEIIYEEYKDRVGEIVSGIIQRRDRTGWIINLGRTEALLPKEEQIPKERYKRGDRVQGFIINVLKEGRGPQVVISRSHPDYMTALFRREVPEVADSTVRIMGVARDPGSRAKVAVTSRDRDVDPVGACVGIRGSRIQAVVQEFRGERIDIVVWRPDIADYARNALSPALITRITVDEDDKLLEVVVPDDQLTLAIGRKGQNVKLASKLLGWKIDIFTETRYGELHAAREVLEQVASVAEMPVERFLNAGFETLESLAEAEEETLLAIEGMSEEKIGHIMAAVRLLMPSKPVEEEDAEEADADEEAETVSEEPAAEAAPEEPTEEPAEESTEEAAEEPAKDDGEQE
- a CDS encoding YlxR family protein, giving the protein MASKSNHVPQRTCVVCRGRFEKWSLMRYVCPGRPDEPLVPDPEQRLPGRGVYCCGREECQARLPAVKGWRKKCKGVFDG
- a CDS encoding DUF503 domain-containing protein, translating into MYIGVLRLEFHLHGNDSLKGKRRVAQSLKQKLRNKFNVAASEVGAQDEHTRLLLGAVTCGPDYKVVEGRLQKALNMVEAASDEELADSDIEIFDDEGR